A DNA window from Ctenopharyngodon idella isolate HZGC_01 chromosome 8, HZGC01, whole genome shotgun sequence contains the following coding sequences:
- the mapk4 gene encoding mitogen-activated protein kinase 4 yields the protein MAWQNTSPFRYGFDLGGYYQDLRPLGMGASGLVLSAVDRRSGLRVAVKKLVMRDAVSVKHALREVKITRRLQHENVVRVYDVLGPSGHPLPRDLTHVPAIYIVQECMETDLAKLLEQGPLPAEHATLLFYQLLRGLKFIHSANVLHRDLKPANIFINTEQMLLKIGDFGLARIVDPHYSHKGYLSEGMVTKWYRSPRLLLSPNNYTKAIDMWAAGCILAEMLTGRMLFAGAHELEQMQLILDTVPVIREEDRQELLKVMPSFVGQGWEVKRSLRELLSEVEDKGIDFLECILTFNPMDRLTAEAALSHPYMQRYSCPQDEPVSLQPFRIEDELEDSVVTEHGHALSSHWDRYDGSLSSDVFWRPQEQCGCMQSVSELGEAEDDEVQRDPRASLTAHIEEAQVDPRKYSHSSSAERFLEQSHSSLERVCGQFTELDCGRSCDYKVGSPSYLDKIAWREGKPQHYSEPKLILDLSHWRHNSMSAPRGGSVEKLLAEPGDLFREISRWVESAQSGLHSPGSPQEPLTSLCSPPQPLSPTMLPHSHTQSPAPLQLSSPHQLHEDRRRSPTPFFSAPPSLLPSSPSSPHHDSSDYPSSSICCENDEEPSQMDPSGEEHFDLDVFISQALRLCSQSEVLSENADAPKPGNVSRVHNISDHRPSRTQTPTPEIVKAHECHKEHW from the exons ATGGCCTGGCAAAATACATCCCCATTCCGATATGGCTTTGACCTGGGGGGATATTACCAGGATCTGCGTCCTCTGGGCATGGGAGCATCAGGCCTCGTCCTCTCTGCGGTGGACAGGCGCAGCGGCCTGCGTGTGGCAGTGAAGAAGCTGGTAATGCGAGATGCCGTCAGCGTAAAACACGCTCTGAGGGAGGTGAAGATCACCCGCCGCCTTCAGCATGAGAATGTGGTTAGGGTGTATGACGTGTTGGGGCCATCCGGTCACCCTTTACCCCGTGACTTGACCCATGTCCCGGCAATATACATTGTGCAAGAGTGTATGGAAACTGACCTGGCAAAGTTACTCGAGCAAGGGCCGTTGCCAGCAGAACACGCCACCCTGCTCTTTTATCAGCTGCTTCGTGGGCTCAAGTTCATCCACTCGGCCAACGTGCTGCACCGTGACCTCAAGCCAGCGAACATCTTTATAAACACGGAGCAAATGCTGCTGAAGATCGGAGACTTCGGCCTGGCTCGCATTGTCGACCCACATTACTCACACAAG GGTTACCTGTCAGAGGGAATGGTCACTAAATGGTACCGTTCACCAAGACTGTTGCTGTCTCCAAATAACTACACTAAAGCAATCGACATGTGGGCCGCAGGCTGCATTCTGGCTGAGATGCTCACAGGACGCATGCTGTTTGCAG GTGCTCATGAGCTGGAGCAGATGCAGCTGATTTTGGACACTGTGCCTGTTATTAGAGAGGAGGATAGACAGGAACTACTGAAGGTCATGCCCTCTTTTGTAGGTCAAGGGTGGGAGGTCAAGAGGTCACTCAGAGAACTACTGTCAGAGGTGGAGGACAAAG GCATTGATTTCCTGGAGTGCATCCTCACTTTTAATCCCATGGACCGGCTGACAGCAGAAGCAGCTTTGTCTCATCCATACATGCAAAGATACTCGTGTCCTCAGGATGAGCCTGTCTCCCTGCAGCCTTTTCGTATAGAGGACGAGCTAGAGGACAGTGTGGTCACTGAGCACGGTCATGCGCTCAGCTCCCACTGGGACAG GTATGATGGGAGTCTGTCTTCAGACGTTTTTTGGCGGCCGCAGGAGCAGTGTGGGTGCATGCAGAGCGTCTCAGAGCTGGGAGAGGCAGAAGACGACGAAGTTCAAAGAGATCCACGAGCGAGCTTGACGGCTCACATCGaggaggctcaggtagaccctCGCAAATACTCCCACAGCAGCTCCGCAGAGCGCTTCCTGGAGCAGTCCCACTCGTCTCTGGAGCGGGTCTGCGGCCAGTTCACCGAGCTGGACTGTGGCCGCTCCTGCGATTACAAGGTGGGCTCTCCGTCCTACCTGGATAAGATTGCGTGGCGAGAAGGGAAGCCGCAGCACTACTCTGAACCCAAGCTAATACTGGACCTGTCTCACTGGAGGCATAACAGCATGTCTGCTCCAAGAGGTGGCAGCGTGGAGAAGCTTCTTGCCGAGCCTGGAGATCTGTTTCGGGAGATCTCGCGCTGGGTGGAAAGCGcacagtctggactccactcaCCCGGTTCTCCTCAAGAACCTCTCACCTCCCTGTGTTCCCCTCCTCAACCGCTGTCTCCTACAATGCTGCCTCATTCTCACACGCAAAGCCCAGCGCCTTTGCAACTGTCTAGCCCTCACCAGCTCCATGAGGACAGGAGGAGGAGTCCTACCCCATTCTTCTCCGCTCCTCCATCTCTGCTGCCCTCATCTCCTTCCTCTCCTCATCATGATTCATCTGATTATCCGTCTTCCTCTATTTGTTGTGAAAATGATGAAGAGCCCTCGCAGATGGATCCTTCCGGAGAGGAACATTTTGACCTAGATGTGTTTATCTCTCAGGCTCTGAGGCTTTGTAGTCAGAGCGAGGTACTCTCGGAGAACGCGGATGCTCCCAAACCAGGCAACGTTAGCCGCGTTCATAATATCTCAGATCACAGACCCTCCAGAACACAAACTCCAACCCCTGAGATTGTCAAGGCTCATGAGTGCCATAAGGAGCACTGGTAG